The following DNA comes from Halalkaliarchaeum sp. AArc-CO.
CTCACAAACTCCCGCATCGTTCGGATCAGATCAACCAGATGGCGACGATCCTCGTGTCTGCGCTTCGGGGGGAGACGCCGTCGAACATTCTGATCTACGGGAAAACCGGAACCGGGAAAACCGCGAGCGCCAAGTTCGTCTCACAGGAACTCGAATCGACGTCCCAGAAGTACGACGTCCCCTGTGATGTCGAATACATAAACTGTGAAGTGACGGACACCCAGTATCGGGTGCTCGCACAACTGGCGAACAAGTTCATCGAGAAGAACCAGAACCGAATTCAGGGACAGCTCGAACGTCTTCGAGAGCTCCGTTCGGACGTCGTTCGGGACGGCGACCTCCAGCAATCCATGGACGGACAGTCGGCGGGTTTGGGCGGACAGTCGGCGGGTTCGGACGAACAAACAGCGGGTTCGGACGGACAACCGGCGGATTCAGAAGAGATCACCGTCTCGGAGTTCGACAGCGTCGAGGAACTCGACGAGCGGATCGAGGGTCTCGAAGCAGATGCCGAGGGGATGAAGGAAGTTCCGATGACGGGGTGGCCGACCGATCGCGTGTATTCGACGTTCTTCGAGGCGATCGACTACCGCGAGCGCGTCGTCGTCATCATGCTGGACGAAATCGACAAACTCGTCGAAAAGTCGGGTGACGACACGCTGTACAACCTTTCGCGTATGAACTCCGAGCTCGACAACTCCCGGATCTCTATCATGGGGATCTCGAACGATCTGAAGTTCACCGACTTCCTGGATCCCCGCGTCAAGTCGAGCCTCGGCGAGGAGGAGATCGTCTTCCCGCCGTACGACGCGAACCAGCTCCGGGACATCCTCCAGCATCGCGCGGACGTCGCGTTCAAGTCCGACGCGCTCACCGAAGACGTGATTCCGCTGTGTGCGGCGTTTGCGGCTCAGGAACACGGCGACGCCAGGCGCGCGCTCGATCTCCTCCGAACGGCGGGGGAACTCGCCGAGCGCAGTCAGGCGGATCTGGTCCGCGAGGAGCACGTCAGACAGGCACAGGACAAGATCGAACTCGACAGGGTCGTCGAGGTCGTCCGGACGCTACCTACCCAGAGTAAGATCGTTCTGTTTTCGATAATCCTGCTCGAGAAAAACGGCGTTCACAACATCAACACCGGCGAGGTGTTCAACATCTACAAGCGACTCTGTGAGGAGATCGACGCAGACGTGCTCACCCAGCGCCGCGTTACGGATCTGATTTCCGAACTCGACATGCTCGGGATCGTCAACGCCGTCGTCGTCTCGAAGGGTCGGTACGGAAGGACCAAGGAGATGAACCTCTCGGTGCCGATCGAGGAGACGGAGGCAGTCCTCCTTTCCGACTCTCGGCTCGGCGACATCGAAAACGCACAGCCGTTCGTTCAGGCGCGCTTCGACAACTGACTCCCGATCCTCTCGGTTTCGCTGAACCGGAACGCTAGTTGCGCCGATTCATCCAGCCCGCGTTGCGCCCGACAGCCACTGCGCTCGCCCCGGACGCGACAAGCACGGTTTCGGGGTCGAGAGGAACGGCGGGTAGCGTTCCGGCGAACGGCCCGGCTTCGCCGGTGAAGATCAGGCGGATCCACCCCAGCATCGGAACACGGAGGCGAGCCACGCCGGTCACCCAGTCCTCGTGGACCACCGGGGCGATGCCGTTGTGTTCGTAGTCCTGATCGTACCACCTGTTGTGATCGCCCTTGGTAATGAACCCGTCATAGGGGGCGGGACAGGTCGCGAGTTCCTCGCAGCTGTCGGCGTTCATCGCGTCCTGGTCCACCCGGTCGTACCAGTTCTCCCCCTCTTCGACGTGGTGGTGGGCGCGGTGGATGATCGGTGATCCGGCACGGTCGGGCGGATCAAAGACGATCACGGATCCGGGCATGCCGAACGTTTCATAGCCCACCTCGGCACCCTGTTCGTAGGTCACGACCCCGGTTCCGGGGACGGCGACGTCAGGAGCGTACCGCCCGGGTTCGGTAACGAGCACGAGGTCGCCCATGTTCATGTTCGGCTCCATGCTCGTGCTCTCGACGGCGACGAGGGGCGGCCATACTCCACTTATGGCAAACAGCACCAGGCCGATCGCGACTACAACCACGACGCTCAGCAACACCTCCCGGACGACCATATACGGGCCGTCCTGGTCGTTCAGGAATCGATCCAACGGGGTTCGATTGTCCTGCCTGGCGTCGGGTTCGCCGCCGAGATCCGGCTCGGCGTCGTTACTGGTTTCGTCACTGCTGGTTTCGTCGCTACCGAGATCAACACTATCGGACCAGCCACTATCGGCCTCGTGGCCATCGCCTTCGTCTGGCGGAACGGGATCGCCAGCGTCGGTGTCGTCGTCGGTAGGGGGCCGCTCCCCGGATGTCATCGGAGAGTATTCGTCACCTCGTCGTTTCAACCTTCTGGGTTCGAAACGATGTGGAATTCGGCCCCGGAGCGCTCCGGCACGCTTTTGAGCGATCGAATCCATCCGGGAGACGTGCCGCTGGAGACGCCCTCGCGTATCGTCCAGGAGCTGGCGAGCCGGGGCTACAACGCTGAACGCGAGGCCGTCACGCTGATCGCCGGCGCGTCGAACCCGGGTGCGGTCCTCGAGGCGACAGTCGATCGCACTCCCGGTGACGCGCTCCGGATCACCGCTGACACCGTTCGTGAGGTCCTCGAAGCCGACCCGAACAGCCGGGACCGAACCCCGAACGACAACCCCTCTGTTTCAACTGGAACCACCACCGAGAATCCACCCGACGATGGCCAGTCGTCTCCAGTCGAAACGAAGGGGTCTTCGGATCGGGGGAGCGGACGGTCCAGCCGAGATCCCTCCAAAAGCGGAGATGCCTCCAAAAGCCGAGATGCCTCCAAAAGCCGAGATGCCTCCAAAAGCCGAGATCCCTCCAAACGATCCATTGAGGTCGCCGGAGACATCACGGGACAGTCGACCGGGACGGGAACGTACGACGATTTCGTCGCAGTGTTCCGGGACCGGTTCGAGAAACTCTCGAAGAAGCTCCGAAACCGGGTCAACCATCGGCCCGCGGAGACGATTTCCGCGATGTCGGGCGGAACCGACGTCGAACTCATCGGTCTGGTGAACGAGATCCGGTCGACCTCTGGGGGACACTGGATCGTGGAACTGGAGGACACGACCGGCACCTTTCCGTGCCTGGTGATGAACGACAGGGACATCGTGGAACTCGTCGACGACCTCCTGTTAGACGAGTGTATCGCCGTCTCCGGGACGCTCTCGGACGATGGCGAGATCGTGTTCGTCGACTCCATCCACTTCCCCGATGTTCCGCGGAGTTACCGCCCGTCGACGGCGGATCGTCAGGTCCAGGCCGCATTGATTTCGGACGTTCACGTCGGCAGCCAGGAGTTCGCCGCCGACGCGTGGCACCGGTTCACCGACTGGCTCCACTCCGAGGAAGCGGCGTCCGTCGAGTACCTGCTGATCGCTGGCGACATGGTCGAAGGCGTCGGCGTTTATCCGAACCAGGACGAGGAGCTTTCGATCGTCGACATCTACGACCAGTACGAACGGTTCGCGGAGTGTCTCAAGGAGGTTCCAGGGGACATGGAGATCGTTATGATCCCCGGAAACCACGACGCAGTCAGGCTCGCGGAACCCCAGCCCGGCTTCGACGAGGAGCTTCGGGAGATCATGTCGGCACACGACGCCCGGATCTACGGCAACCCGGCGTCTGTAACGATCGAGGGGGTCACCGTGCTCATGTACCACGGTGTCTCGCTGGACGAACTCATCGCCGAACTCCCCGAGGAGAAAGCAAGCTACGAGGAACCACATCGGGCGATGTATCAGCTTCTCAAAAAGCGACACGTCGCGCCACAGTACGGCGGCCATATGCGTCTCGCCCCCGAAACGGAGGATTACCTCGTGATCGAAGAGATTCCGGACGTGTTCCATACCGGCCACGTTCACAAACTGGGGTGGGGGAAGTACCACAACGTTCTCGCGGTGAACTCCGGCTGCTGGCAGGAGCAGACTGCCTTCCAGAAGTCCGTGAACATCGAACCCGACTACGGCTACGCCCCGATCCTCGATCTCGACACGCTCGAGTTGGCGGTCCGGAAATTCGTGTAGCCACCTGTCTGGACGATGCGTTCCGTGACGGGTTCCTTATGAATCCTCCAGCGGTAGGGAAACCATGTTTCAGAACCGGCCGGATCGCGATACTGAAGTCGTACTCGTGGGACGCTCGAACGTGGGGAAGTCGACCCTCATGCGCGAACTCACGGGACACGACTTCACAACCGGGAAGAAACCCGGCGTCACCCGGAAGCCGAACCACTACGACTGGGCCGGCGAATCGTTCATGTTCACGGACCTTCCGGGGTTCGGCTTCATGTCCGGTGTAGAAGAAGACCGGCGAGAACAAATAAAAACGGACGTAGTCAGGTACATCGAAGAGTACGCCGACAATATCATCGCGTCCGTCCTCGTCGTCGACGGGAAGGCGGTGATCGACATTATCGACCGCCACCGGGCGGACGGGGAAATCCCACACGACGTCGAACTGTTCCACTTCCTCGAGGACGTCGGCGCCAGTCCGATCGTGGCCGTAAACAAGATGGACAAGGTGGACGACCGCGACGACCGACTCGACGAGGTGTGTGATCGACTCGGCCTGTTTCCCCCGTGGCAGCAGTGGCAGGACACCGTCGCGCCTATCTCCGCAAAGCAAGGACGGATCGAACCACTACTGGAGTGTCTCCGTTCCCGATTCAAGGCGGAAAAGCGGGACGACCTTTTAAAATTCGTCACCTGAACCGCCGTGTTTTTCTGGATCGTTCGCGGAAAAACCTTCCTTCCCTTAAAGACCTAAAACCTGTGTTATCATTCCTCACGATTTGTCATCGATATAGCAATCCACATTAACCCCGAACACGAAATCTTCGCTCATGAGTGAATCGTTCGTCATCATCGGCGACGGAATCGCTGGCTCGTCGGCGGCAGAGACACTCCGTGAAGAAGCGCCTGACGCAGACATCACGATCCTCACCGACGAGGGTGAAGCGCTGTACAACCGGATTCTGATAAAGGAGTACGCGAAGGGCAAGCTCCCCGAAGCGCCCGTCTCGATCCACGAAACGTCGTGGTACGAGGAGCGGGACATCGATCTCCACTTGAACACGCTCGTCACCGACATCGACGTGGAGAACGACCAGGTCGAGACCCACGAGGGCGAGACATACGGCTACGACAAGCTCCTCGTCTCGATCGGTGGCACTCCCCAGCAGCTTCCGGTTCCGAACTCGGACGCCGAAGGGATCCACCACTTCTGGACGTTCCAGGACGCACGGGCGATCCGGGAACACGTCGAACAGGCCGAAAGCGGCGTCGTCGTCGGAGCTGGCCTGCTCGGGATCGACCTGGCGGCGATCTGTGGTGCACAGGACCTTCCGGCCCACTATCTGATGCGCGGCAAGTGCTGGTGGCGGTATGCACTCTCGGAGGAGGGCGCCGAGATCATCCACGACGCGCTCCGGGACGTGGGTGTCACACCGGTGTTCGAATCCGGCGTCGACCACTTCGAGACGGACGAGGACGGCAAGCTCGTCGCCGCCGTCGATCCGAACGGCGAACGGTACGAGGCGGACTTCGGGGGCGTCGCGATCGGCCTCGACTTCAACACCGAGCTGCTCGAGGACACCCCTGTCGAGACGGACACCGGCATCTACGTCGACGAGTACATGCGGACGGACGTCGACAACATTTTCGCAGCGGGTGACGTCACCGAGTTCCACGACGTCATCCTGGGCGAGCGCGCACAGAACGGCGCGTGGGGCTCCGCAAAACAGCAGGGGACCATCGCCGCGAAGAACATGATCGACTACGGCAGCGAGGAGTTCCGTTGGGTTTCCTCGTACTCGATCACGCACTTCGACTTCCCGTTCCTCTCGTTCGGTCACCCGACGCTGGGCGAGGAGACTGTCGAGCGGAAACACTCAGAAAACGAGTGGCGGCGGCTCGCGTTCAAGGACGGCAAGATCATCGGCGGCGTCCTGATCGGCGACCTCTCCCCGCAGTCGGCGTACAAGCAGCTGATGCGGGAAGAGCGCATCGTCGCGGACCAGAAGGACGTCCTGATGCAGGAGGACTTCACGGTGGACGACCTCTCGGCCCCACAAAAGCAGTAAGCCGGCGACCGATCACAGATCGCGCGGCGTAGAACGTCGACGGAGCGAGGGAAAGCGAAGCGGTTTTCGGCGCAGCCCGGTTTCTCTCCGGTATGGACCCCGGTTCCAGCGACATGACGCTGGCGTTCGAGCTCGAGGCGCTCAAAGAGCTTGCGGATCCGAACGCGGTCATCAACGACGCCCGGCAGTGGACGAAATATCTCGGCGTAGTCAGCGAGAAACCGACCTACGTCGTCACGAACTTCACGCGGAAACACCGGATCCGTCAGGACTTCTTTTCGGGCCCCCGTGGCGTAACAGAGAGCCTCGAGAACGTCAAGGATCAGTTCGACACTGAACGATACGTACTCGTCGGAAACTCCGAGGACGCCGAAGAGATCGCAGAGAACGTCGGGTGGGAGTATCTCCCCTTGTCCGACGCGGCAGAGGCGGCCGACTGGCAGATCGCGGCCGACGACGGGAACGACGTCGATCCGTTCCAGGAGGACGGACGCGACGACTGGCCCTGACCGCCGATTTCTGCGTTTCGGCCGTCCCGCGACTACCGTCATGGACGACGGCATGGAAAGGTCTAACAGCGCAGACTCCCTCATTTCGGGAGATGAGTCACCAGCTGCCAGACGTTCAGGCGAGTCGTCCGGACGTGACCGTCGGCCTCTCTCAGGTCGGTGTTACCGGAGTTCAAAAGCTCGTCAAACTCTCGCGCGGATCGCTGCGTCCGATCGTTCTGATGGCGGAGTTCGAAGTGTTCGTCGATCTGCCTGCCGGCCGAAAAGGGATCGACATGAGCCGAAACATGGAGGTCATCGACGAGATCCTCGAAGACATCACCCGCGAGGAGGCGTACCGGGTCGAGGACGTCTGTGGAGACGCTGCAGAGCGCCTCCTCGAGAAGCACGACTACACGTCGACGGCCGAAGTCCGGATGACCGCAGACTACATGGTCCGGGATCGAACCCCTGCGAGCGAACGCCCTACGCAAAACACCGCGGAAATCATCGCTAGTGCGGTCGCGACCGACGAGGAAACCCGATCGGAGATCGGGGCTGAAGTCACCGGGATCACCGTCTGTCCCTGTTCACAGGGGATGTCTGAATCCCGTGCTCGCGAGCAACTCGAGGACCTCGGGGTCGACGAGGAAACGATCGATCAGTTCCTCGATCGTGTTCCGCAGCCGGGACACTCACAGCGCGGTCACGCGACGCTTACCGTCTCCGACGAAGGGTCACCCGACGTCGACCTGGTTGAACTGATCGACATCGCGCGGGACGCGATGAGCGCCAGGATCTACAACCTGGCGAAACGACCAGACGAGGACCACATGACCTACCACGCCCACGCGAACGCGAAGTTCGTCGAGGACTGCGTCCGGTCGCTGGCGGAGGACGTCGTCGACCAGCTCGATCACCTCCCCGACGAAGCAGTCATTCGGATGAAACAGTCCAACGACGAGTCGATCCACCAGCACAACGCCCACGCCGAGCGGGAGGTCACGATGGGACAGCTGCGCGAGGAGCTCGCCGGAAACGGCGTCTGACTGCGGATATTCGAAATCCGATCACGGAGTTTCGCGATCTCGCTCTCGTCTACAGATTCAGCGGTTTCGCGTTCTCCCATCGGGGCTCGAACGACTCTCGGACGTCGCCGGCGAACTCCGGATCCTTCAGATCGATCATCGCGAACGCTTCGCCCGGATCCAGGGGATTCGACACTTCGATGCAGACCTCGACGTCGTCGATCAACTCGAAGGTGCCCTGTAAACCGGTGGCGACGCGGACGGAGAAGTTCTCCCGGTCGGCGAGCCGTTCGGTGTACCGTCGGCCCACGCTCCGAGGGAGCCCGTCGACGACGTCGGGCGAGAGAAGCAGGGAGACGGAGACGCCGCGTTCGAGCGCTTTCTCGAGCTCGTCGGTGATCTGTTCGCCGATCTCGCCGAGGTCCAGCCCTGCGGCGGGTGCGCCCGCCACCATGACGATCTCCCGTTCGGCCGTCGAGATCCGTTCGAGCAGCAGATCCAGCGTTTCGTCGGGTCCGACCGCCGCAGTCCAGAAGTGGCCGTCGACCGGTTCGGCGGTCTCCAGTTCCTGTGAGAGCTCGTCGACGACGTCCTCGTACTGTTCGGCCTTCCGTTCGAGCTCCGCTTTCCTGTCCGCGAGCAGGCGATCGAGCCCCGCATCGGGCTCGACGGCGACGTACTTCTTCGGCCGGCTCGCTGCCTGGCTCCGAACCAGGCTGTACTGCTCGAGACTGTTCAACACGTCGTAGATCCGTCCCATCGGGACTTCGC
Coding sequences within:
- the mptA gene encoding GTP cyclohydrolase MptA, with protein sequence MSHQLPDVQASRPDVTVGLSQVGVTGVQKLVKLSRGSLRPIVLMAEFEVFVDLPAGRKGIDMSRNMEVIDEILEDITREEAYRVEDVCGDAAERLLEKHDYTSTAEVRMTADYMVRDRTPASERPTQNTAEIIASAVATDEETRSEIGAEVTGITVCPCSQGMSESRAREQLEDLGVDEETIDQFLDRVPQPGHSQRGHATLTVSDEGSPDVDLVELIDIARDAMSARIYNLAKRPDEDHMTYHAHANAKFVEDCVRSLAEDVVDQLDHLPDEAVIRMKQSNDESIHQHNAHAEREVTMGQLREELAGNGV
- a CDS encoding TrmB family transcriptional regulator — encoded protein: MASLRDLGLSEYEARAYRSLLRLGPTTAKELSRASEVPMGRIYDVLNSLEQYSLVRSQAASRPKKYVAVEPDAGLDRLLADRKAELERKAEQYEDVVDELSQELETAEPVDGHFWTAAVGPDETLDLLLERISTAEREIVMVAGAPAAGLDLGEIGEQITDELEKALERGVSVSLLLSPDVVDGLPRSVGRRYTERLADRENFSVRVATGLQGTFELIDDVEVCIEVSNPLDPGEAFAMIDLKDPEFAGDVRESFEPRWENAKPLNL
- a CDS encoding orc1/cdc6 family replication initiation protein, with product MDEDDTKPVDDGDSRDDEPSVSSERVRTDDSKAIANPDGKGNPDEITGSRDATDSNSGDVDDVLAAGTTGQTSDGGGSEPTSRDRSSPEVDIGSMVLDDEGEDDKGLFDDLLSGEPIFENKEVLRPSYTPHKLPHRSDQINQMATILVSALRGETPSNILIYGKTGTGKTASAKFVSQELESTSQKYDVPCDVEYINCEVTDTQYRVLAQLANKFIEKNQNRIQGQLERLRELRSDVVRDGDLQQSMDGQSAGLGGQSAGSDEQTAGSDGQPADSEEITVSEFDSVEELDERIEGLEADAEGMKEVPMTGWPTDRVYSTFFEAIDYRERVVVIMLDEIDKLVEKSGDDTLYNLSRMNSELDNSRISIMGISNDLKFTDFLDPRVKSSLGEEEIVFPPYDANQLRDILQHRADVAFKSDALTEDVIPLCAAFAAQEHGDARRALDLLRTAGELAERSQADLVREEHVRQAQDKIELDRVVEVVRTLPTQSKIVLFSIILLEKNGVHNINTGEVFNIYKRLCEEIDADVLTQRRVTDLISELDMLGIVNAVVVSKGRYGRTKEMNLSVPIEETEAVLLSDSRLGDIENAQPFVQARFDN
- a CDS encoding S26 family signal peptidase; this translates as MTSGERPPTDDDTDAGDPVPPDEGDGHEADSGWSDSVDLGSDETSSDETSNDAEPDLGGEPDARQDNRTPLDRFLNDQDGPYMVVREVLLSVVVVVAIGLVLFAISGVWPPLVAVESTSMEPNMNMGDLVLVTEPGRYAPDVAVPGTGVVTYEQGAEVGYETFGMPGSVIVFDPPDRAGSPIIHRAHHHVEEGENWYDRVDQDAMNADSCEELATCPAPYDGFITKGDHNRWYDQDYEHNGIAPVVHEDWVTGVARLRVPMLGWIRLIFTGEAGPFAGTLPAVPLDPETVLVASGASAVAVGRNAGWMNRRN
- a CDS encoding FAD-dependent oxidoreductase, with translation MSESFVIIGDGIAGSSAAETLREEAPDADITILTDEGEALYNRILIKEYAKGKLPEAPVSIHETSWYEERDIDLHLNTLVTDIDVENDQVETHEGETYGYDKLLVSIGGTPQQLPVPNSDAEGIHHFWTFQDARAIREHVEQAESGVVVGAGLLGIDLAAICGAQDLPAHYLMRGKCWWRYALSEEGAEIIHDALRDVGVTPVFESGVDHFETDEDGKLVAAVDPNGERYEADFGGVAIGLDFNTELLEDTPVETDTGIYVDEYMRTDVDNIFAAGDVTEFHDVILGERAQNGAWGSAKQQGTIAAKNMIDYGSEEFRWVSSYSITHFDFPFLSFGHPTLGEETVERKHSENEWRRLAFKDGKIIGGVLIGDLSPQSAYKQLMREERIVADQKDVLMQEDFTVDDLSAPQKQ
- a CDS encoding DNA-directed DNA polymerase II small subunit, which encodes MPLETPSRIVQELASRGYNAEREAVTLIAGASNPGAVLEATVDRTPGDALRITADTVREVLEADPNSRDRTPNDNPSVSTGTTTENPPDDGQSSPVETKGSSDRGSGRSSRDPSKSGDASKSRDASKSRDASKSRDPSKRSIEVAGDITGQSTGTGTYDDFVAVFRDRFEKLSKKLRNRVNHRPAETISAMSGGTDVELIGLVNEIRSTSGGHWIVELEDTTGTFPCLVMNDRDIVELVDDLLLDECIAVSGTLSDDGEIVFVDSIHFPDVPRSYRPSTADRQVQAALISDVHVGSQEFAADAWHRFTDWLHSEEAASVEYLLIAGDMVEGVGVYPNQDEELSIVDIYDQYERFAECLKEVPGDMEIVMIPGNHDAVRLAEPQPGFDEELREIMSAHDARIYGNPASVTIEGVTVLMYHGVSLDELIAELPEEKASYEEPHRAMYQLLKKRHVAPQYGGHMRLAPETEDYLVIEEIPDVFHTGHVHKLGWGKYHNVLAVNSGCWQEQTAFQKSVNIEPDYGYAPILDLDTLELAVRKFV
- the engB gene encoding GTP-binding protein EngB, translated to MFQNRPDRDTEVVLVGRSNVGKSTLMRELTGHDFTTGKKPGVTRKPNHYDWAGESFMFTDLPGFGFMSGVEEDRREQIKTDVVRYIEEYADNIIASVLVVDGKAVIDIIDRHRADGEIPHDVELFHFLEDVGASPIVAVNKMDKVDDRDDRLDEVCDRLGLFPPWQQWQDTVAPISAKQGRIEPLLECLRSRFKAEKRDDLLKFVT